The DNA window AATTCCGAGCTTTCGAGTTAGTGATTCAGTTTTGTGCTGACTGGATTTAGTTGTCTGGATCATTGTATGGCAATGCCTTTATAGCTCCTTTAAGGTTGAAAAACGTTGTCTACTTGCTAGAAAGTGCTGAAATTTTCTATGTTTGTTTCATGTTTTCACCGAAGAAGTCAGACAGCTAGCTAGGAAATCGACTCTTCTGCGATTTTCAGGGCAGATTCTGTACCAGAAGACCTTATCGAAAAGGGTCTTTTTATCTCTTTCACCTTCACTTCATAGTAGGTATATACTGCCTCAGGACATCCTTACAACCTGGCTGATGATGGCTCAATGTCTTGATGACAACTTGAATTTTAGGCATATTCTGTATTCGTGTGGATTTGAGGCGAAAGAAGTGTAAATTGACAATGCCAAGGAATTCCATCCCGAGCAAGGCCTGCAAAACAAGTATAAATGGGTACCTTGTTGAAGGCACTATGGCGTAGCAGGTTGTAGTTGGATCATTAAGGATTATTTTAAGGATTCGTCTTGGTATCAGTCCTAATCTTCGCCTGTTTCCAAATAGCAGTATCTGGAGATGCAGATATAATCTCTGATTTTATAGTGCCACCAAATGTCACGAAAGTTGATGGCAGGTTGTTCACTTGTACTGCTTTACGGTCTCTTGTCGGGGCTAAACCACCAACATCTTTCACTGCCTCAAAAGTAAGCATGCCGGAGTTTCCAGCTCTCAATGGACAAAGTGTTTCTTATGCATTTCTACAGTATCCAGCAGGCACGCTGAACCCTCCTCGCACTCATCCTCCGTCAGCTGAGCTGCTGTTTCTTGTCGATGGTTGCCTTGAAGTGGGATTTGTTGGCACAGCTAACAAGCTTTTCACACAGACACTCGAAGCTGGGGACATGTTTGTGTTTCCAAAGGGACGTGTTCACTACCAGTATAATAATGATCCTAAGAATCTGGCCGGAACCGTGTCAATTCCAAGCACTCTGTTCACAACTGGCGTTGATAGTGGGATTTTGGCAGAGGCTTTCGAGACTGATGTTGCTACCATAGAAAAAATCAAGGCAGGTTTCGCCTAAAGCAGGGAGATGGAGCTCTAACATAACCATGCATCCCAGTTTTTTTTCGTCTTATTTATGTACTGAATAAGTGATGATCACAGCTCAATGAAGGGATTTGTGGTGATTTTACTTTCATTTAGTGCATTTCTTCGTTTTATCTCCTGTTAAAAAGTTTGTTTCATAATATACTGATACggaacaaagaacaaaaaaaaatttaaagaaagaagaaaaaaataaagctttaaagaaagaagttaaaagttaaaagcaaagaaaagaaaagaaaaggccttTAAGAAAAGAGAATTTAGATAGGGAaaagttgttatttttatttaattattaaaaagtgtctcacaaattaaaataaataaatataaatagcatAACTTTAAAACATCTAAATATTAGGCTCGgtttatcaattaaaattatttaatataaataattcaaataattcaaataaaacaatgaaatagGTTTAAATAGACTTAATTTTCCAATCAAAGAGTGACACACGAtgtcattttattatgttttcatCAATTAAAACAGCTTAACataaataacttaaataaataaaataaaataataaaatagatccaaatatttatttcaataccAAGATGCAGTTATATGTGACATTTAAATCCTGTTTGAAATTATGATAgcaattcaaaatgttttttactttgaaatatattaaaataaaaaatatatatttaaaaaaaattaaaaatatataaaaaaattattttaaataaaaaaattaaaacttttaaaaacacgaTGCAAAAGACTTCCTTAGCCTAGTATAACAGCAAGATCattcctttttgtttctttcttgattgatctttttttttttatgattcatttTAAGGGTTAATTAAGCATTTTTATCTGGGAATCATCGATAaacttttatttcataaaaacagTGCTCTCTTATATTGATTTTGCTAGTTTTCAATAATAAGAtaagagaaattataaaaaatttaaatttaacacGGCATCAGAGTTTGAATAGTCAGACAGCTTGGGACCTGACGTTTAGAGCACGGTGTATAACTACTCATCTAAACAAAACGCAAAATGGTCACTTGTGATATCTAGATAAAGTAGGATTCAAGTTGAAGCCGGCACTTCTTTGAAATAAAATCaccaaataatttgttttattaaacaaGATTCATTCTTTCTTTGCTGAAACTCAAAGAAAAGGGTAAAAACAATCAGGTAGAACAAGTGATTAAAACTACTTATACCGAGAATAGCAAAACCAGGATCATGTTAGGCCTTCACTGCAAGACCTGCTTTGAGCTTCTGGATAGTAGCAACATCAGTTTTAAGAGCCTTGGCCAGGATATTATCATCAATGCCAGTAGCAAACACAGTTGTGGGCACAGATACAGTGCCGGCATTTGCACTGCCAGAGGCCGAGATAGCTGTGGCAGGGTTCTGGGAATCTGCCATGCCAGCTTCTGTCACCTTGAAGTTTGGTGGGTGGTCGCTGTCAAAGAAGCCTCTGAGGGCGGTAAAGGTGAAGAAATCCCCATCGATCTTTGTTAGATTTGCCGGGACTACAAAGTCTGTGATGATATCAGGATCACTCGCTGTGACCGTAGCAATGAATGTCACAAAAAGAAGTGCAGTTATCAAGCTTGAGGCCATGTCAGTGCTTATATTTCCTTCCAGCAAATTGAGGACCTTGCAGAATGGATGATTTTTGCTTTCTGTGTTGAATCCCGATCAATACCACTGCATCAGGCACTTGTAATGGTGCCCTTGAACATTGTTTGGCATGCGTTAACAATGTCAATTGCTGGCTTGATGGCCAGCTGTGATCGACGAGGTTCTCTAGGTTTCTCTGCCCTGCTTCAACCGGAACCAGGGCAACAGGACGGCTTAAACATGCAATTACAAGGTTTCAAGCCTTCCCTTAATTTAACATTCGTCAAATATTctcatatcaaaaaataattttaaaatataaaaattattattttaatatattttaaaataaaaaaatacttcaaaaatattcattgttacactaccaaacattatCTTAGTGTAGTAGCCAATCATATTTCAAACTATAATTGGCCGTGTAAAAAGTACTTAAATTAAAGagtgtttgaaaatgtgatagtgattgttttttaaaatgttttttacttggaaatacatcaaaataatattttaatatattttttaaaaaattatttttaacacaaatatattaaaataatctaaaaatactaaaaaaatattaatttaaaataaaaaattaaatctttttaaaaaaacactcaaaacacaaaaatatataatttcttagGCGTGAAGAAAGACGGGCTGTAAATGACACTTATCCACAAAGGATGATTCAAACACAACCTCGGACTTTTGAGCACATCAATATCGACAGTGATATGTTGAAGAAACATGTAACCAAGGGACAATAGTTGCGATTGTTTCAATAAAAACCACACCCCTCCCTCCATCACATGCAAAATCCTGTCTATTTCTACATCCAATTTCATTACTGATTCTCATTTCTTGGGTCTATAACAACGTTTTCAACCTCGATTGGATTTTACATTGCCAAagatatttcctttttttttttgtattataaaagggttacttaaaaacaaaatctaagtttttcaaaaaaaaaaaatatttttgttttgtattgttttaatgcactagtattaaaaataattttttaaaaaaaaatattattttaaactacaA is part of the Populus alba chromosome 10, ASM523922v2, whole genome shotgun sequence genome and encodes:
- the LOC118060096 gene encoding germin-like protein 9-3, producing the protein MASSLITALLFVTFIATVTASDPDIITDFVVPANLTKIDGDFFTFTALRGFFDSDHPPNFKVTEAGMADSQNPATAISASGSANAGTVSVPTTVFATGIDDNILAKALKTDVATIQKLKAGLAVKA
- the LOC118059804 gene encoding germin-like protein 9-3, translated to MGFVLVSVLIFACFQIAVSGDADIISDFIVPPNVTKVDGRLFTCTALRSLVGAKPPTSFTASKVSMPEFPALNGQSVSYAFLQYPAGTLNPPRTHPPSAELLFLVDGCLEVGFVGTANKLFTQTLEAGDMFVFPKGRVHYQYNNDPKNLAGTVSIPSTLFTTGVDSGILAEAFETDVATIEKIKAGFA